In Saccharomonospora marina XMU15, one genomic interval encodes:
- the rpe gene encoding ribulose-phosphate 3-epimerase, producing the protein MQPIPSRPRLVASILPADFARLGEECRALQDAGIDRIQWDVMDGAFVPNLTVGPDVIASVRRVVDVEFEAHLMVQRPEPLLERWVEAGCEIVIVHAETCVHLHRTLARLRELGVRAGVALNPATPLSAVAHVLDLVDLVLVMTVNPGFGGQAYLSTMESKIAEAAALIGRAGRAIELEVDGGIGPDSIAGAARAGANTFCIGSALFRSRDAMSQELARLRQLATASEDAA; encoded by the coding sequence ATGCAGCCGATCCCATCGCGGCCGCGCCTTGTGGCGTCGATCCTGCCCGCGGATTTCGCCAGGCTGGGCGAGGAATGCCGCGCGCTTCAGGATGCCGGAATCGACCGCATCCAGTGGGACGTCATGGACGGTGCCTTCGTGCCGAATCTGACCGTCGGGCCCGATGTGATCGCTTCGGTGCGCCGCGTGGTCGACGTCGAGTTCGAGGCACACCTGATGGTCCAGCGACCCGAACCGCTGCTCGAACGCTGGGTCGAGGCCGGGTGCGAGATCGTGATCGTCCACGCGGAGACCTGCGTGCACCTGCACCGGACCCTGGCGCGGCTGCGTGAACTCGGCGTGCGCGCCGGTGTCGCGCTGAATCCGGCGACACCGCTTTCGGCGGTGGCCCACGTGCTCGACCTGGTGGACCTGGTGCTGGTGATGACCGTCAATCCCGGTTTCGGCGGCCAGGCCTACCTGTCCACGATGGAGTCGAAGATCGCCGAGGCGGCAGCGCTCATCGGTCGCGCGGGCAGGGCGATCGAACTGGAGGTCGACGGCGGGATCGGGCCGGATTCCATCGCCGGTGCGGCGCGTGCCGGTGCGAACACGTTCTGTATCGGGTCGGCGCTGTTTCGCAGCCGCGACGCGATGTCGCAGGAGCTGGCCCGGCTGCGGCAGCTGGCCACGGCGAGCGAGGACGCGGCATGA
- the tkt gene encoding transketolase, with product MNFPRQHWDEVDDLAVTTIRMLAADAVQQARSGHPGLPMGAAVPAWVIWSRFLRHDPTEPQWPDRDRFVLSAGHGSMLLYALLHLFGYDLPVEQLSRFRQWGSSTPGHPEFGHTPGVETTTGPLGQGMANAVGMALAERMLAARANTEGHTVVDHRTWVLAGDGDLMEGISHEAASLAGHLGLGRLTVVFDDNDVTIDGPASHSCSDDVLARFAAYGWHTARVADGNDGPAVIAALAEAAAEQDRPSLVAVRTTIGYGAPDVAGTSKAHGAPLGEERIATLRTAYGWPEEKFHVPAEVGKRCAELAARTQAERFAWTERRLLWAREHPALAARWDPSAPLETPANLSGWLPVFEPGTKLATRKASGAVLESVTAAFPGLVGGSADLAASTNTTIPGGGDVTRADQLGRNLHFGIREHAMGAVLNGLALHGGLRGYGSTFLVFSDYLRPSIRLAALMGLPVVFVFTHDSVAVGEDGPTHQPVEQLESLRLIPNLAVLRPADANETAACWRLALERTDGPTALVLSRQDLPVLDLPEENLLGRTGARPVWTNARDPEIVLAATGSEVALALAAAETLAGEGIAVEVLSVPWRERFEQATAAGEFRLPDCPAVWIEAGVPTGWQALARPGDAVLGLRRFGASAPGPTVYAELGFTVAAVVQTAMRKMGREPVCRTS from the coding sequence ATGAACTTCCCGCGACAGCACTGGGACGAGGTCGACGACCTCGCCGTCACCACGATTCGCATGCTGGCGGCCGACGCGGTCCAGCAGGCCCGCAGTGGCCACCCCGGGCTGCCGATGGGCGCCGCGGTGCCGGCGTGGGTGATCTGGTCGCGTTTCCTGCGGCACGATCCCACGGAGCCGCAGTGGCCCGATCGCGACAGGTTCGTGCTCTCGGCCGGACACGGCTCGATGCTGCTGTACGCCCTGCTGCACCTGTTCGGCTACGACCTGCCCGTCGAGCAGCTGAGCCGGTTCCGCCAGTGGGGTTCGAGCACCCCAGGGCATCCGGAGTTCGGCCATACACCGGGCGTGGAGACCACAACCGGGCCGCTGGGTCAGGGCATGGCGAACGCGGTCGGCATGGCGCTTGCCGAGCGGATGCTCGCCGCGCGCGCCAACACCGAGGGGCACACCGTCGTCGACCATCGCACGTGGGTGCTGGCCGGGGACGGCGACCTGATGGAGGGCATCAGCCACGAGGCCGCCTCGCTCGCCGGGCATCTGGGGCTCGGCAGGTTGACGGTCGTCTTCGACGACAACGACGTCACGATCGACGGGCCCGCGAGCCACAGCTGCTCCGACGACGTGCTCGCCCGGTTCGCGGCCTACGGCTGGCACACCGCGCGGGTCGCCGACGGCAACGACGGCCCCGCGGTGATCGCGGCACTCGCGGAGGCGGCCGCCGAACAGGACAGGCCCAGCCTGGTCGCCGTGCGAACCACCATCGGTTACGGCGCACCCGACGTCGCGGGCACAAGCAAGGCACACGGCGCGCCACTGGGCGAGGAGCGGATCGCCACGCTGCGAACCGCTTACGGCTGGCCCGAGGAGAAGTTCCACGTGCCTGCCGAGGTCGGCAAGCGGTGTGCGGAACTGGCGGCCCGCACGCAGGCCGAACGGTTCGCCTGGACGGAGCGCCGGCTGCTGTGGGCGCGGGAGCACCCCGCACTGGCCGCGAGATGGGACCCTTCGGCTCCGCTGGAAACACCCGCCAACCTCAGCGGGTGGCTGCCCGTGTTCGAACCGGGCACCAAGTTGGCGACGCGGAAGGCGTCGGGCGCCGTGCTCGAGTCGGTGACGGCGGCCTTTCCCGGGCTGGTGGGCGGGTCCGCCGATCTGGCCGCATCCACCAACACGACGATCCCTGGTGGTGGCGACGTCACCCGCGCCGACCAGCTCGGCCGTAACCTGCACTTCGGCATCCGCGAGCACGCGATGGGCGCGGTGCTGAACGGTCTCGCGCTGCACGGCGGGTTGCGCGGCTACGGCAGCACCTTCCTGGTGTTCTCCGACTACCTGCGGCCGTCCATCCGGCTGGCAGCGCTGATGGGACTGCCGGTGGTGTTCGTGTTCACTCACGACTCCGTCGCCGTCGGTGAGGACGGACCGACCCACCAGCCGGTCGAGCAACTCGAGTCGCTGCGGTTGATCCCGAATCTCGCGGTACTGCGGCCCGCCGATGCCAACGAGACCGCGGCGTGCTGGCGGCTGGCGCTGGAGCGCACCGATGGGCCTACCGCACTCGTGCTCAGCCGCCAGGACCTGCCCGTGCTCGACCTGCCCGAGGAGAACCTGCTCGGCCGCACGGGTGCGCGTCCGGTGTGGACGAACGCGCGGGACCCCGAGATCGTGCTGGCCGCCACCGGATCGGAGGTGGCGCTCGCGCTCGCCGCCGCCGAGACGCTGGCGGGCGAGGGTATCGCGGTCGAGGTGCTTTCTGTGCCATGGCGGGAGCGGTTCGAGCAGGCCACGGCCGCGGGCGAGTTCCGGCTGCCGGACTGCCCGGCCGTGTGGATCGAGGCGGGCGTGCCGACCGGCTGGCAGGCACTGGCCCGCCCCGGTGACGCGGTGCTGGGGCTACGCCGGTTCGGTGCCAGCGCCCCTGGTCCGACGGTATACGCCGAACTGGGGTTCACGGTCGCCGCCGTCGTGCAGACGGCCATGCGGAAGATGGGACGGGAGCCGGTATGCCGCACAAGCTGA
- a CDS encoding phosphoribulokinase — MPHKLIQIERVGNDPASRPIMVAVAGDSAAGKTTLTAGLAEALGPERVTTMCVDDYHRYDRQERKGLPFTALHPDCNYVEIMEQHLQLLATGRPILKPVYDHNTGQLTRPELVRPREFVIVEGLLPLHTKLARACFDIMIYLDPPEEIRRQWKIKRDTQKRGYEAEAVLAELERREPESAEFIRPQRAHADIVVRFAPIAGRHDPPDTPLSAELMLRPTINHLDLSRVLGDSEQRAIHLKLTRDSGGRPVDTLHIHGYAPREESLVVEKAIWERLGVDPGEVPGTLGSLGAGVRSEPLAITQLLLLYHMLDPAR, encoded by the coding sequence ATGCCGCACAAGCTGATCCAGATCGAGCGTGTCGGTAACGACCCGGCCTCCCGACCGATAATGGTCGCTGTCGCAGGGGACAGCGCAGCCGGAAAGACCACGCTGACAGCCGGACTGGCCGAGGCACTGGGGCCGGAGCGGGTCACCACGATGTGCGTGGACGACTACCACCGCTACGATCGCCAGGAGCGCAAGGGGCTGCCGTTCACGGCGCTGCACCCGGACTGCAACTACGTCGAGATCATGGAGCAGCACCTGCAGCTGCTCGCGACCGGTCGACCGATCCTCAAACCGGTCTACGACCACAACACCGGCCAGCTGACCCGGCCCGAACTGGTGCGGCCGCGTGAGTTCGTGATCGTCGAGGGACTGCTTCCGCTGCACACCAAGCTGGCTCGCGCCTGCTTCGACATCATGATCTACCTCGACCCACCGGAGGAGATCCGCAGGCAGTGGAAGATCAAGCGGGACACCCAGAAGCGGGGATACGAAGCCGAGGCCGTACTCGCCGAACTCGAGCGGCGAGAGCCGGAGTCGGCCGAGTTCATCCGCCCGCAGCGGGCACACGCCGACATCGTGGTGCGGTTCGCCCCGATCGCGGGCAGGCACGACCCGCCCGACACCCCGCTGTCGGCGGAACTGATGCTGCGGCCCACGATCAACCACCTCGACCTGAGCCGGGTACTCGGCGACAGCGAGCAACGAGCCATCCACCTCAAACTCACCAGGGACTCGGGTGGCCGCCCTGTCGACACCCTGCACATTCACGGGTACGCGCCACGGGAGGAGAGCCTGGTGGTGGAGAAGGCGATCTGGGAACGGCTCGGCGTCGACCCAGGAGAGGTACCGGGCACGCTCGGCAGTCTCGGCGCGGGCGTTCGAAGCGAGCCGCTGGCCATCACGCAGTTACTGCTGCTGTACCACATGCTCGACCCCGCTCGTTGA
- a CDS encoding NuoB/complex I 20 kDa subunit family protein, protein MGLEEKLPSGFLLTGVEKLAGWVRKNSLWPATFGLACCAIEMMSTGAGRYDLARFGMEVFRASPRQADLLIVAGRVSQKMAPVLRQVYDQMANPKWVLSMGACASSGGMFNNYAIVQGVDHVVPVDVYLPGCPPRPEMLMHAILKLHEEIQHMPLGSNRQRVAEAVGAAALAAPVRVTLGSPT, encoded by the coding sequence ATGGGCCTCGAGGAGAAGCTGCCGAGCGGATTCCTGCTCACCGGCGTCGAGAAGCTCGCGGGCTGGGTGCGGAAGAACTCGTTGTGGCCCGCCACGTTCGGGCTGGCCTGCTGCGCGATCGAGATGATGTCCACCGGCGCGGGACGCTACGACCTGGCCAGGTTCGGGATGGAGGTGTTCCGCGCGTCGCCGCGCCAGGCGGATCTGCTGATCGTCGCGGGAAGGGTGAGCCAGAAGATGGCCCCGGTGCTACGCCAGGTCTACGACCAGATGGCGAACCCGAAGTGGGTGCTGTCGATGGGTGCGTGCGCCTCGTCGGGCGGCATGTTCAACAACTACGCGATCGTGCAGGGCGTGGACCATGTCGTGCCGGTCGACGTGTACCTGCCCGGCTGCCCACCCCGGCCGGAGATGCTCATGCACGCGATCCTCAAGCTGCACGAGGAGATCCAGCACATGCCGCTGGGAAGCAACCGGCAGCGGGTCGCCGAGGCGGTCGGTGCCGCCGCGCTGGCGGCACCGGTCCGGGTGACGCTTGGCTCGCCGACATGA
- a CDS encoding NADH-quinone oxidoreductase subunit C, producing the protein MSGGNGASPRPQEEPGIVAVRTGMFGADGPGDTSGYGRLRRTIRQPEGTPRPYGGWFDEVADELAAALSEHGASFAAAVPRVVVDRDELTFVVAREWLLPVATALRDVPRLRFELCCSVSGVHYPHDEGGELHAVYHFLSVTHNRRLRVEVSCPDGDPRIPSIVAVYPTADWHERETYDFFGIVFDGHPGLTRIQLPDDWDGHPQRKDYPLGGIPVEYPGVSVPAPDERRSYH; encoded by the coding sequence ATGAGCGGCGGGAACGGCGCCTCCCCGCGGCCGCAGGAGGAACCCGGCATCGTGGCCGTCCGCACCGGGATGTTCGGCGCGGACGGCCCGGGTGACACCTCCGGCTACGGCAGGCTGCGCCGCACGATCCGGCAACCGGAGGGCACTCCACGTCCCTATGGCGGTTGGTTCGACGAGGTCGCCGACGAGTTGGCCGCCGCGCTTTCCGAGCACGGCGCCTCCTTCGCCGCAGCCGTGCCGAGGGTCGTCGTCGACCGCGACGAGCTCACCTTCGTCGTGGCGCGGGAGTGGCTGCTTCCGGTCGCGACCGCGCTGCGGGATGTGCCTCGGTTACGGTTCGAGCTGTGCTGCTCGGTGTCCGGCGTGCACTACCCGCACGACGAGGGCGGTGAGCTGCACGCCGTCTACCACTTCCTTTCCGTCACTCACAACCGTCGGCTGCGCGTGGAGGTGTCGTGTCCCGACGGTGACCCGCGTATCCCGTCGATCGTCGCGGTGTACCCGACCGCGGACTGGCACGAGCGCGAGACCTACGACTTCTTCGGGATCGTGTTCGACGGTCATCCCGGGCTGACCCGCATCCAGCTGCCCGACGACTGGGATGGCCACCCGCAGCGCAAGGACTACCCACTCGGCGGCATTCCTGTCGAGTACCCCGGTGTGTCCGTGCCCGCGCCCGACGAGCGGAGGTCGTACCACTGA
- a CDS encoding NADH-quinone oxidoreductase subunit D translates to MSTLEFSETGRAALPQERPADFTVAGGDWDTVVEGAVEATDERVVVNMGPQHPSTHGVLRLILELEGETVTEARCGIGYLHTGIEKNLEYRNWTQAVTFVTRMDYLAPFANEVGYCLAVEKLLGITEDVPQRADVIRVLLMELNRISSHLVCIATGGMEIGALTVMTIGFRERELVLDLFEFITGLRMNHAHIRPGGVARDLPEGTEQRVAEFVKVMRSRLGEYEDLCTSNRIFAARTRDVGYLDLAGCMALGVTGPILRATGLPHDLRKSQPYCGYENYEFEVATSNSCDAYGRFLVRLEEMRQSLSIVEQCLERLRPGPVMVADRKIAWPAQLSVRADGLGNDLNYVRQIMGESMESLIHHFKLVTEGFRVREGQVYVGVESPRGELGVHAVSDGGTRPYRVHLRDPSFVNLQSVPAMCEGGMVADVIAAIASIDPVMGGADR, encoded by the coding sequence ATGTCCACACTGGAATTCTCCGAGACAGGTCGGGCTGCACTTCCGCAGGAGCGACCGGCGGACTTCACGGTCGCGGGCGGTGACTGGGACACCGTCGTCGAAGGCGCGGTCGAGGCCACCGACGAGCGGGTCGTGGTCAACATGGGGCCGCAGCACCCGTCCACGCACGGGGTGCTGCGACTGATCCTGGAGCTGGAAGGGGAGACCGTCACCGAGGCCCGGTGCGGGATCGGCTACCTGCACACCGGTATCGAGAAGAACCTGGAGTACCGGAACTGGACGCAGGCCGTCACGTTCGTCACGCGCATGGACTACCTCGCTCCGTTCGCGAACGAGGTCGGCTACTGCCTCGCCGTGGAGAAGTTGCTCGGCATCACCGAGGACGTACCGCAGCGCGCCGACGTGATCCGGGTGCTGCTGATGGAACTCAACCGGATCTCCTCGCACCTGGTGTGTATCGCGACCGGTGGCATGGAGATCGGTGCGCTCACCGTGATGACGATCGGATTCCGGGAACGTGAACTGGTGCTGGACCTGTTCGAGTTCATCACCGGCCTGCGGATGAACCACGCCCATATCCGGCCGGGAGGAGTGGCACGTGACCTTCCGGAGGGCACGGAGCAACGCGTCGCCGAGTTCGTGAAGGTGATGCGTAGCAGGCTCGGTGAGTACGAGGACCTGTGCACCTCCAATCGCATCTTCGCCGCGCGCACGCGGGATGTCGGCTACCTGGATCTGGCGGGCTGCATGGCGCTCGGAGTGACCGGGCCGATCCTGCGTGCCACCGGGTTGCCGCACGATCTGCGCAAGAGCCAGCCCTACTGCGGCTACGAGAACTACGAGTTCGAGGTGGCCACCTCGAACAGCTGTGACGCCTACGGCCGGTTCCTGGTGCGGCTGGAGGAGATGAGGCAGTCGCTTTCGATCGTCGAGCAGTGCCTGGAGCGGCTGCGGCCGGGGCCGGTGATGGTGGCCGACCGCAAGATCGCCTGGCCCGCGCAGTTGTCGGTGCGGGCGGACGGGCTCGGCAACGACCTGAACTACGTCCGCCAGATCATGGGCGAGTCGATGGAGTCGCTGATCCACCACTTCAAGCTGGTCACCGAGGGTTTCCGGGTGCGGGAGGGCCAGGTCTACGTGGGGGTGGAGTCACCGCGCGGGGAGTTGGGCGTGCACGCGGTCAGCGACGGCGGCACCAGGCCGTACCGCGTTCACCTGCGCGACCCCTCGTTCGTCAACCTGCAGTCCGTTCCGGCGATGTGTGAGGGCGGCATGGTCGCCGACGTGATCGCCGCGATCGCCTCCATCGACCCGGTGATGGGAGGTGCCGACCGATGA
- the nuoE gene encoding NADH-quinone oxidoreductase subunit NuoE, translated as MTTTDSPDWTAMEADAGAIIARYPRPRSALLPLLHLVQSVEGYVSTDGTEFCARLLGITTAEVRAVATFYTMYRRAPAGEHLVGVCTNTLCAIMGGDAVLAALREYLRPGEDGTTDDGAITLESVECNAACDYAPVVTVNWEFFDNMTVSTARRLVDDLRAGRAVFPSRGEGALCTFRQNARILAGFVPEGQAP; from the coding sequence ATGACCACGACGGACAGTCCCGACTGGACGGCGATGGAGGCCGACGCGGGCGCGATCATCGCGCGCTACCCTCGGCCCCGGTCTGCTCTGCTGCCGCTGCTGCACCTGGTGCAGTCGGTGGAGGGTTACGTGTCCACCGACGGCACCGAGTTCTGCGCCCGCCTGCTCGGGATCACCACCGCCGAGGTCAGGGCGGTCGCGACGTTCTACACGATGTACCGCCGGGCACCCGCGGGCGAGCACCTCGTGGGGGTGTGCACCAACACGCTGTGCGCGATCATGGGCGGCGACGCCGTCCTGGCGGCGTTACGCGAGTACCTCCGGCCAGGCGAAGACGGCACCACCGACGACGGCGCGATCACGCTCGAATCCGTGGAGTGCAACGCGGCCTGCGACTACGCACCCGTCGTGACGGTGAACTGGGAGTTCTTCGACAACATGACCGTCTCGACGGCGCGCCGACTCGTCGACGACCTGCGAGCCGGGCGCGCGGTCTTCCCCTCCCGTGGAGAAGGTGCACTGTGTACCTTCCGGCAGAACGCGCGCATCCTCGCCGGGTTCGTCCCCGAAGGGCAGGCACCGTGA
- the nuoF gene encoding NADH-quinone oxidoreductase subunit NuoF produces MWDEPRSWTLATYRRHGGYRALAMALAMAPDDVTALVKDSGLRGRGGAGFPTGVKWGFIPQGDGKPHYLVVNADESEPGTCKDVPLLLANPHELIEGAAIAAYAIRAERAFVYVRGEVIAVLRRLHAAVAEARQAGYLGENILGSGFSLDVMVHAGAGAYICGEETALLDSLEGRRGQPRLRPPFPATEGLYGCPTVVNNVETIASVPAILREGAKWFRSTGSEKSPGFTLYSLSGHVTRPGQYEAPLGVTLRELLTLAGGVRAGHRLKFWTPGGSSTPILTDEHLDVALDYEGVAAAGSMLGTKALQIFDETTCVVRAVLRWSRFYEHESCGKCTPCREGTFWMVRILEELEQGTAGPDDVDKLLDVCASVAGRSFCALGDAATSPIVSSVTHFRDEYSEHLRLGGCPFPAERSVLFSEEGAR; encoded by the coding sequence ATGTGGGACGAACCGCGATCGTGGACGCTGGCCACCTACCGGCGCCACGGCGGTTACCGCGCGCTGGCGATGGCCCTCGCGATGGCGCCGGACGACGTGACAGCGCTTGTCAAGGACTCCGGCCTGCGCGGTCGCGGCGGCGCAGGATTCCCGACCGGCGTCAAGTGGGGCTTCATCCCGCAAGGTGACGGCAAGCCGCACTACCTGGTGGTCAACGCCGACGAGTCGGAGCCGGGCACCTGCAAGGACGTGCCGCTGCTGCTGGCCAACCCGCACGAGTTGATCGAGGGTGCCGCCATCGCCGCATACGCGATTCGCGCCGAGCGGGCCTTCGTTTACGTGCGTGGCGAGGTGATCGCGGTACTACGGCGACTGCACGCCGCCGTCGCCGAGGCGAGACAGGCAGGCTACCTCGGCGAGAACATCCTCGGCTCCGGGTTCTCCCTCGACGTCATGGTGCACGCGGGCGCGGGCGCCTACATCTGCGGTGAGGAGACAGCACTGCTGGACTCGCTGGAAGGCAGGCGGGGGCAGCCAAGGCTGCGCCCGCCGTTTCCGGCGACCGAGGGCCTGTACGGGTGCCCCACCGTGGTGAACAACGTGGAGACGATCGCGAGCGTGCCCGCGATCCTGCGTGAGGGCGCGAAGTGGTTCCGCTCGACGGGCAGCGAGAAGTCGCCGGGTTTCACGCTGTACTCGCTGTCGGGGCATGTGACGCGGCCCGGCCAGTACGAGGCTCCGCTCGGGGTGACGCTGCGGGAGCTGCTCACGCTCGCGGGTGGTGTCCGGGCCGGGCACCGGCTGAAGTTCTGGACGCCTGGTGGCTCGTCGACGCCCATCCTCACCGACGAGCACCTGGACGTCGCGCTGGACTACGAGGGCGTCGCGGCGGCGGGGTCGATGCTCGGCACCAAGGCGCTGCAGATCTTCGACGAGACGACCTGCGTCGTGCGCGCGGTACTGCGGTGGTCGCGGTTCTACGAGCACGAGTCGTGCGGCAAGTGCACGCCGTGTCGCGAGGGCACGTTCTGGATGGTGCGCATCCTGGAGGAGTTGGAGCAGGGCACCGCGGGTCCCGACGATGTGGACAAGCTGCTCGACGTGTGCGCCAGTGTCGCGGGCCGCTCGTTCTGCGCGCTCGGCGACGCCGCCACCAGCCCGATCGTCTCGTCTGTGACCCACTTCCGCGACGAGTACTCCGAGCACCTGCGGCTGGGCGGCTGTCCCTTCCCCGCCGAACGCAGTGTGCTGTTCTCCGAGGAAGGAGCCCGCTGA
- a CDS encoding NADH-quinone oxidoreductase subunit G, with amino-acid sequence MAATTAQTELVTLTIDGTELSVPAGTLVIRAAESLGIEIPRFCDHPLLEPAGACRQCLVEVAGQAKPVTACTTAVAPGMTVNTQLTSPMADRAQRGILELLLINHPLDCPVCDKGGECPLQNQAMTGGNARSRFTGRKRTFPKPVAISSLILLDRERCVQCARCTRFAEQIAGDPLIELMERGSQQQIGVGEHSPFDSYFSGNTVQICPVGALTATSYRFRSRPFDLVSTAGVCEHCAAGCAIRTDSRGGEVVRRNAGDDPAVNEEWNCDKGRWAFRHATAADRLTTPLLRDSGTGRLVPASWPEAIAAAAQGLGAARGDAGVLTGGRLTLEDAYAYAKFARIVLGTNDVDFRARPLSAEETGFLATVVAGRPLGPTYADLEHAPAVLLAGLEPEEEAPIVFLRLRKGVRAGLSVLSIAPFASYGLRKLTGTLLKASPGEEAAILDTLSGDEPGRELSRPGAVILVGERLANSAGSLSAATRLARVTGASLGWVPRRAGDRGALEAGAFPTVLPGGRPVADSLARAEVARAWGVRELPAKPGRDTEEILAAAQRGELGALLVAGVEPGDLRDPLAAVGGIERAPFVVSLETRASAVTERADVVLPVAVAGEKSGTFVNWENRHRVFEAAVRDRGQWADHRVLAAIAARADADLGSADVARRELARLGSWSGQRPRLEPARADRPSAPPAAGQAVLATWRMLLDNGRLQGGDENLAEAARRPVARLSAATAAEIGAAEGDLVTVSTSRGSLTLPLAVTDLPERVVWLPQNSPGSTVQQTLGVCAGARVRVSRKAPEAR; translated from the coding sequence ATGGCGGCCACCACCGCGCAGACCGAACTGGTCACGCTGACCATCGACGGCACGGAGCTCAGCGTCCCGGCGGGAACGCTCGTGATCCGTGCCGCCGAGTCGCTCGGCATCGAGATTCCCCGGTTCTGCGACCACCCGCTGCTCGAACCGGCCGGTGCGTGCAGGCAGTGCCTCGTCGAGGTGGCCGGGCAGGCCAAACCGGTGACCGCCTGCACCACGGCGGTGGCACCTGGCATGACAGTGAACACCCAGCTCACCTCACCGATGGCCGACCGTGCGCAGCGCGGCATCCTGGAACTGCTGCTGATCAACCATCCACTGGACTGCCCGGTCTGCGACAAGGGCGGCGAATGCCCGCTACAGAACCAGGCCATGACGGGCGGCAACGCGCGGTCGCGGTTCACCGGGCGCAAGCGCACGTTCCCGAAACCGGTCGCGATCTCCAGCCTGATCCTGCTGGACCGCGAGCGGTGCGTGCAGTGCGCGCGCTGCACCCGCTTCGCCGAGCAGATCGCGGGTGATCCGCTGATCGAGCTGATGGAGCGGGGCAGCCAGCAGCAGATCGGGGTGGGCGAGCACAGCCCGTTCGACTCCTACTTCTCCGGCAACACGGTGCAGATCTGCCCGGTCGGAGCGCTCACCGCGACTTCCTACCGGTTCCGGTCCCGCCCGTTCGACCTGGTGTCGACGGCAGGGGTGTGCGAGCACTGCGCCGCGGGCTGCGCCATCCGCACCGACTCCCGTGGTGGCGAGGTCGTGCGGCGTAACGCGGGCGACGACCCGGCGGTCAACGAGGAGTGGAACTGCGACAAGGGACGGTGGGCGTTTCGGCACGCCACGGCCGCCGACCGGCTCACCACGCCGTTGCTGCGCGACAGCGGGACCGGCAGGCTCGTACCGGCGTCCTGGCCGGAAGCGATCGCCGCCGCGGCGCAGGGCCTCGGCGCGGCGCGCGGCGACGCGGGCGTGCTCACCGGTGGCCGGCTGACACTGGAGGATGCCTACGCCTACGCGAAGTTCGCGCGGATCGTGCTCGGCACCAACGACGTGGATTTCCGCGCCCGGCCACTGTCCGCGGAGGAGACGGGCTTCCTCGCCACGGTGGTCGCCGGTCGCCCGCTGGGACCCACCTACGCGGACCTGGAGCATGCGCCGGCCGTGTTGCTCGCCGGCCTCGAACCCGAGGAAGAGGCGCCGATCGTGTTCCTGCGGCTGCGAAAGGGCGTGCGGGCGGGCCTTTCCGTGCTCTCGATCGCTCCGTTCGCCAGCTATGGGTTGCGGAAGCTGACCGGCACACTGCTGAAGGCTTCGCCGGGCGAGGAAGCGGCCATTCTCGACACGCTGTCCGGGGACGAGCCCGGCAGGGAGCTTTCCCGGCCGGGCGCGGTGATCCTGGTGGGGGAGCGGCTCGCGAATTCGGCAGGCTCGCTGTCCGCGGCGACCCGACTGGCCAGGGTGACCGGGGCCTCGCTGGGTTGGGTGCCACGCAGGGCGGGCGACCGGGGTGCGCTGGAGGCAGGTGCGTTCCCCACAGTGTTGCCCGGCGGCAGGCCGGTGGCCGATTCACTGGCACGCGCGGAGGTCGCACGGGCCTGGGGTGTGCGGGAACTGCCTGCGAAGCCCGGCCGCGATACCGAGGAGATCCTCGCGGCGGCCCAGCGCGGCGAACTCGGCGCGCTCCTGGTGGCAGGGGTCGAGCCCGGGGACCTGCGCGACCCGCTCGCGGCGGTGGGTGGCATCGAGCGGGCACCGTTCGTGGTGAGTCTGGAAACGCGCGCGAGCGCCGTCACCGAGCGAGCTGACGTCGTGCTGCCGGTCGCCGTGGCCGGTGAGAAGTCCGGGACGTTCGTCAACTGGGAGAACCGGCACCGCGTTTTCGAGGCGGCGGTGCGGGATCGGGGTCAGTGGGCGGACCACCGGGTGCTGGCCGCGATCGCGGCTCGGGCTGACGCCGACCTGGGAAGCGCCGACGTGGCGCGGCGGGAGCTGGCGCGGCTGGGTTCGTGGTCGGGGCAGCGTCCCCGGCTCGAACCGGCGCGCGCCGACCGTCCCTCGGCGCCCCCAGCCGCCGGGCAGGCCGTGCTCGCCACCTGGCGGATGCTGCTGGACAACGGACGGCTGCAGGGCGGGGACGAGAACCTGGCCGAGGCGGCGCGCCGCCCGGTGGCTCGCCTCTCGGCCGCGACGGCGGCCGAGATCGGGGCGGCGGAGGGTGACCTCGTCACGGTCTCCACCTCGCGGGGTTCGCTGACCCTGCCGCTGGCCGTCACCGACCTGCCCGAGCGGGTCGTCTGGCTTCCGCAGAACTCGCCCGGCTCGACCGTGCAGCAGACGCTCGGGGTCTGCGCGGGTGCGCGAGTGCGGGTTTCCCGCAAGGCACCGGAGGCCCGATGA